A stretch of the Capsicum annuum cultivar UCD-10X-F1 chromosome 8, UCD10Xv1.1, whole genome shotgun sequence genome encodes the following:
- the LOC107871163 gene encoding galactinol synthase 1 translates to MAPELVSGTIKASTSTSSSSSAQNGVESRRSSISCAYVTFLAGNGDYVKGVVGLAKGLIKAKSMYPLVVAILPDVPEEHRQLLRRHGCIVREIEPLAPSLQSTSDKYARSYYVLNYSKLRIWQFVEFSKMVYLDGDMQVFDNIDHLFELPDKYFYAVADCICDMYGEPCPEVLPWPKELGPRPSIYFNAGMFVFQPNLSIYVRLLNTLKVTPPTQFAEQDFLNMFFKDMYKPIPYAYNLLLAMLWRHPEKIEVNKAKAVHYCSPGAKPWKYTGKEEHMDREDIKMLVKKWWDIYNDQTLDYKAQGSRVDPGQVEANRLMAAAFSDTNISTSLCVASPSAA, encoded by the exons ATGGCTCCTGAACTTGTGAGTGGCACAATAAAGGCCAGTACTAGtactagtagtagtagtagtgctCAAAATGGGGTAGAATCAAGGAGGTCATCAATATCATGTGCTTATGTAACTTTCTTAGCAGGTAATGGTGATTATGTGAAAGGGGTGGTAGGTTTAGCAAAGGGATTAATAAAAGCAAAATCTATGTATCCATTGGTGGTGGCAATTTTGCCTGATGTGCCTGAGGAACACAGACAGCTATTAAGGAGACATGGTTGTATAGTGAGGGAGATAGAGCCACTTGCTCCTTCGTTGCAGTCGACGTCTGATAAATATGCAAGGTCTTATTACGTTCTCAACTACTCCAAACTTCGCATTTGGCAG TTTGTTGAGTTCAGTAAGATGGTTTACTTAGATGGAGATATGCAAGTTTTCGACAACATAGACCATCTGTTCGAGTTGCCTGACAAGTATTTCTATGCGGTGGCAGACTGCATATGCGATATGTATGGGGAGCCATGTCCAGAGGTTCTGCCATGGCCAAAGGAGTTGGGGCCAAGGCCATCTATATACTTCAATGCAGGCATGTTTGTCTTTCAGCCCAATCTCTCCATCTATGTTCGTCTCTTGAACACCCTCAAAGTTACCCCACCCACCCAATTTGCTGAACAG GACTTTCTAAACATGTTCTTTAAAGACATGTACAAGCCAATTCCTTATGCATACAATTTGTTGTTGGCCATGCTATGGCGCCACCCAGAGAAAATTGAGGTCAATAAGGCGAAAGCAGTTCACTACTGTTCTCCAGGCGCCAAGCCGTGGAAGTATACTGGCAAGGAAGAACACATGGATCGCGAGGATATCAAAATGCTAGTTAAGAAATGGTGGGACATTTATAATGATCAGACACTGGACTACAAGGCGCAGGGTTCTAGAGTTGATCCGGGTCAAGTTGAAGCAAACAGATTAATGGCAGCAGCCTTTTCTGATACGAATATAAGTACTAGTTTATGTGTAGCTAGCCCATCAGCTGCTTAG
- the LOC107871164 gene encoding trafficking protein particle complex subunit 4, whose translation MAAIYSLYIINKSGGLIFCKDYGSAGKMDTNDSLRLASLWHSMHAISQQLSPVNGCAGIELLQADTFDLHCFQSLTGTKFFVVCEPGTLHMESLLKYIYELYTDYVLKNPFYEMEMPIRCELFDINLSQAVQKDRVALLGR comes from the exons ATGGCAGCTATTTACAGCCTTTACATCATTAATAAATCAGGAGGGCTTATCTTCTGCAAG GATTATGGTTCTGCCGGAAAGATGGACACAAATGATAGTTTGAGATTGGCTAGTCTATGGCATTCTATGCACGCAATCTCTCAGCAGTTGTCCCCGGTTAATGGTTGTGCTGGTATCGAACTCCTTCAAGCTGATACGTTTGATCTCCATTGCTTCCAATCTCTTACTG GAACAAAAttttttgtggtctgtgaacctGGAACTCTGCATATGGAGTCTCTCTTGAAGTATATCTATGAATTATACACTGATTATGTCTTGAAGAATCCTTTCTATGAAATGGAAATGCCAATTCGGTGTGAGCTCTTTGACATAAATTTATCACAGGCTGTTCAGAAAGATCGTGTTGCCTTATTGGGGAGATGA